In Takifugu flavidus isolate HTHZ2018 chromosome 1, ASM371156v2, whole genome shotgun sequence, the DNA window TTCGCAGAGTGACGTAATGACGCTGCCGGACAGGAAGCGGCGGGGGCGTGGCTCCGGGGTTTGGATCCGTCCGGTCCACTGGTCAGTTCCTGGTCCTCACTGGTCCGCTCCTCCACACCAGAGGCGCCACTCGATCCACTGCCCTCCGTGTACCAACGAAATGAGCCACTTTCATCCTTCACTCCCTTGTTCTTGCATGGGATTTATGACGTTACATAACGCCTCAACAATGACCGCATCCTGAGACGTTTCCatcagtaaaaataaaacataaaccaAAAAAAGAACACATTAATGTTTAAAAAGCTATTCAAGCATGCGCCTGATAAccacgcttttttttttttttaaatcatttaatttttcGGAACGTTCAGCATGTCAACTCGATTTTATGAATTCAGCACATTTCTGAAAAGTTTATTTTATATGATTATACTTCATTAGTTTTTTTAAGTGACATTCTTAAGTAAATTTGGCTCATTTCCAGGTTAATACGCGTCATCATGCCACATCTAGAGGTTATATAACttgcttaattaaaaaaaaatatgacaGTTTATTCAAAcacatatttaatatatttttaagaaCTTTTTCATAatttaaaacaatgtttgtTTGGAAAAGAAATTACACAAAGTGGAGTAATAAACTTGAATTTCATACTATACACTAACGTAATACAAATCTTTATTTCACAAGGCAAAAACAGTCTATATATGTTTTTCTGCCTGTCACGTTTGTTTGGCTCTCTGCATTGGAGCGGGAACATCAGCAGCATTATGGAGGAACTCATAGAACAGTTTAGCATTGTTAATATTTCCAAGTATTTTTACCAGCTCTTTCTGGCTGAGTTTAGCTAAATCTGCCAGGCTGTCTGCATTCTTTATAAGACTCCTGTAGTTTTTTGTGTTGACACCAGGCATTTTTAACAAGAAGTCATAAGGTCCGGGGTTGTAGATGTCTGCAGATTCAGCCACCGTGTCGGACTCTGCTGTGACTGCCTGCGCTGCTGTGGCGTCAGGTTCGGGACGACCTTTTTTGAGATCTAGGAACAGGTCAGCTGTGGCATGCGGAGAGGGACACCAGAGTATCCGGAGCCGGGGGAAATGCAAGGTGAGCAAAGTCAGTTTCGAAGAAATATCATTGGATGATATTTCATGGTGAAAATCCGTACGGGCCATTAGGGAAAAGGGTTTTGTTGGGTCAAACTCAATGAGAAGCACCGGTTTCCTGTAGTAGCGGGTCATTGACAGACACTGAGTGTAGAGGCGGCCGCTCTGCAGTGAGCCTATCAGATCGCTGACACTCTTGCGCTCAACACACGTGTCTGGGCTCAAGATGTAGTCTCCCACTTCTAGGGTGACGGGCTCGATGTCCAGTCCACGGCGGTGCAGCAACGAGGGCAACTCACTGCGGAACTCACGCATGTCCACAATCACTCGTGACGGCTCTTTGGGCTGCTCCTGACCTCCTGGTTATTGGACAGGAAACCAGGATTAAAACACgcttacaaaagaaaaatagcCTCTCTCCCTGAGGAGGGTGGCTAACATTATAACTCCTCCATAAACAtatcaaatcaaaacaaacatgcCTGCTTTGCATGAGTTGGTCGTAGCATTTGCAGATTCCATATTTCTTGCGAGGTCCAAATTGGTATCTTctcgcccctctctctcctctggtaTGACCATTGTAGCCTTTTCCCTGTAGAGACAGATATGTTAGAACACTAATGAGCCCCACACATCAGCCCATATTGAAGACTCAGAGAAATGGTTCTGACCTGATTAGGTGCTCAAAGGCTTTCTTCTCCTTAGAAAGAGCCGTCAGGTACTTTTGCTCTTCAGTTGAGCCTCCATAGATAAGGAAATAAACCCGCAGTGGTTTTCCAGGCCGGCACGCTTTGTAGATTTCCAGCTGGCGAACAAAACTGAGCTCGGCATCGTATAACACCACAAAACTGGGCTCCACCTCGTGCAGCACACGTGTCAGGCTGTGGGGGTCCGTGAGGCCTTTCAGTGGGTGGATGACAGTCAGCGGTTCCTTTAGAACCCCGTAATAAGCGTCTGATGACAATTCTAGCTccagctcttcttcctcttctccatcctcttcatcttcatccccaCTGCTCCCCATTACTGCCCCTCCAGCTGGCTCCTCTTTCCCCATcatctgggtcagggtcagtgatgGCCTTTTCTTGCTCTTTattgattttgttcttttcttctgttcagattccttcctcttctgtcctttgTTAgtcctgtctttgtttttttggtccaaatcCAGCTCAAACCCAGCAGAAGTGGCAGAGTCCCGTTTACCGACGGTGCGAGCGTAGAGTCGGTTTAGCAGCCAGTCAGAACCGTGTTTGATGTACTGCTGAAGCTGGGCACAAGTCCTGTCATCGCTGGCACAGATCAGCACGTGACCTGAAGGTGACACCTTATTAATATACCAAGGATAAAAGAGTGGCTTAGCTATTGGTGATTTGGCATTATAAGAACCTTTCACTTCACAGTTTCTTTCTTCAATTTTAGTACGTTCACACAAGAATGAAACCTGGATTTATGCTTCAGCGTTTTGCAAGCTTTTACAATTGTAAACTTGTGCTGGTGTTCTCTACTTATATTACAGTACACAAAGGAGCACACCaggaaatatataaaaatatctgGCTCTATTTTTGCTATTTCAGCTGTCGCGCTTATGGAAACAATCACCTGAgctcctgtttcctgctcctGCCATTTCAGAGTTCTGACTAATGTTACAAATGAGGGCAGAAAAATGGTCCTACAGGAAAACAGTTCCCAGGGGAGCCGCCATTTAAATGGGTTCCTCTGATTATGCTGTCAAAAGCACCTATAAGATATTAGCCCCTATGATAGGTTCCCTGTTGACAGCtacacatctgtctgtcctgcctcATGGACACTGACTGTAGGTGCTCTTGCAACATCTGGAGAACTGGAATCTCCTTATTAGTAGTTTCGTTACAGAGCTGTGCGGGAGTTGCTCAATGTTGTGATTTGATGGCACATGTTCAGCAAGGTCCATACACACTTACAGCACTGTCTGTAGCAGTTTAGATCAGACTTTTAAGTAACAGCCAAGTAAACCCCATTATAATATCTAGACAAGAGGATAAATATTGCCCAGAGAACCTTTACAACTGCTTTTACCTTGTTCATGCTGAGAGctcctgttctctctctcaATCTCCTGTAGTACTTCAGTGAGAGCCTCCCACTTAGGGCTCTTCTCCAACACAAGTTCTCGCTTCACCTCTGGAACACAGAAACATGCAATTAATTCTACTATAAGTCAGTCTGAAGACATTAAAGAAATTG includes these proteins:
- the ercc4 gene encoding DNA repair endonuclease XPF, yielding MAGPLLEFETELFLSLFGSDGLVVVAEGMGIDRILLQFMRVYSEQGSLVLLLNTTTPEQEYFTEQLRMEGVTHLPRTVTSDIQNTERYNVYTEGGVLFVTSRILVVDFLTDRIPAQLITGILVYRAHKIIESCQEAFILRLFRQKNKTGFIKAFTDKATAFSSGFCQVERVMRNLFVKKLYLWPRFQASVNTALDRHKPEVVELHVSLTPAMRAIQSAILEIMSACLKELKRFNPTLEAEDFSLENTLGNSFDKTIRHYLDPLWHQLGAKTKALVHDLKVLRVLSLYLTQYDCVTFLNLLESLRSSQKNFGSNSGWLFLDSSNSMFVNARARVYHIPDSKKKMKVGAETEKQKSSSVAEVKRELVLEKSPKWEALTEVLQEIERENRSSQHEQGHVLICASDDRTCAQLQQYIKHGSDWLLNRLYARTVGKRDSATSAGFELDLDQKNKDRTNKGQKRKESEQKKRTKSIKSKKRPSLTLTQMMGKEEPAGGAVMGSSGDEDEEDGEEEEELELELSSDAYYGVLKEPLTVIHPLKGLTDPHSLTRVLHEVEPSFVVLYDAELSFVRQLEIYKACRPGKPLRVYFLIYGGSTEEQKYLTALSKEKKAFEHLIREKATMVIPEEREGREDTNLDLARNMESANATTNSCKAGGQEQPKEPSRVIVDMREFRSELPSLLHRRGLDIEPVTLEVGDYILSPDTCVERKSVSDLIGSLQSGRLYTQCLSMTRYYRKPVLLIEFDPTKPFSLMARTDFHHEISSNDISSKLTLLTLHFPRLRILWCPSPHATADLFLDLKKGRPEPDATAAQAVTAESDTVAESADIYNPGPYDFLLKMPGVNTKNYRSLIKNADSLADLAKLSQKELVKILGNINNAKLFYEFLHNAADVPAPMQRAKQT